From one Salmo salar chromosome ssa09, Ssal_v3.1, whole genome shotgun sequence genomic stretch:
- the LOC106611201 gene encoding G2/M phase-specific E3 ubiquitin-protein ligase isoform X2 encodes MTMVRTRMIKPPYPKDKLMSSGVYQRGEENEGIYGFLVDDIKQEVRRSSRLKCAVCKKNGASVGCDVKSCQKKVHFPCGKQHQFIFQFTDLFPSYCKDHSPTQSLPVSACVSEPMSCSVCLDPIEPVLSYSVLKCPVCHGSWFHRDCVQNQAHSAGMFFFRCTLCNNKDMFQQEMLRMGVHIPERDAAWELEENAYGELLQVYQHCDAKKCLSHSGRTYSSRTGWFQVLRCALCGSSGTHRKCGSLKLDETNWACEDCAGAVDGTASLPRHTDSPQPGGQRRSRSSKRTLTLTPRQSPIVCKRPFLLGGSAREILQKLASQTSHHQLSMPVVVNGNKVLEAAMELVKRSDFNPSHALAVRFTSSKHSFSPDTCPGNTRHFLRLLVQQLQNTVFEGPDGAKTLTLDARALREDVYFDVGCLLSLSLVHGGPPLSFFSRALYLCLFNFPRDTPLTVEDMGNTGFTDKVKKIQESKSLEELREAMESASEYLEVAGCTRPVESLSDKDTLVKDIVSFHLITRMQLPVQRFCEGLKTLGVFDQVQMFPGAFVDLFCSSHDKLTADTMAALFTVQFSDQEETAGKETAVVTFWRHYLLECEVGRCATSLEDVLIFATSADVVPAVGFSPSPTLSFLHPLDPAGAFPVSQPSSNRLLLPVVPSYQAFKKHMEYVVCQLTVLQSI; translated from the exons ATGACAATGGTGAGAACACGCATGATCAAACCACCCTACCCAAAAGATAAG CTGATGTCAAGCGGCGTGTATCAGCGTGGAGAGGAAAACGAAGGGATTTATGGCTTCTTGGTGGATGATATTAAACAGGAGGTCCGAAGATCCTCCAGACTA AAATGTGCAGTCTGCAAGAAGAATGGTGCTTCAGTTGGGTGCGACGTCAAAAGCTGCCAGAAAAAGGTCCATTTTCCATGTGGCAAACAACACCAATTCATCTTTCAATTCACAGATTTATTTCC GTCCTACTGTAAGGATCACAGTCCCACCCAGTCCTTGCCAGTGTCGGCTTGTGTCAGTGAGCCTATGTCCTGCTCAGTGTGTCTGGACCCCATAGAGCCTGTCCTCTCCTACTCTGTTCTCAAGTGTCCTGTCTGCCATGGCAGCTGGTTTCACAGAGACTGTGTGCAG AACCAGGCTCATAGTGCTGGCATGTTCTTCTTCAGATGCACTCTGTGCAACAACAAGGACATGTTCCAGCAGGAGATGCTCCGGATGGGAGTCCACATACCTGAGAG AGATGCAGCCTGGGAGCTGGAAGAAAATGCCTATGGAGAGTTACTGCAGGTGTACCAGCACTGTGATGCCAAAAAATGTCTCTCCCACAGTGGTCGGACATATTCTTCACGCACTGG ATGGTTTCAAGTACTGCGCTGTGCCCTCTGTGGCTCTAGTGGCACCCATCGAAAATGTGGTTCCCTGAAACTTGACGAGACTAACTGGGCTTGTGAGGACTGTGCAGGAGCTGTGGATGGGACAG CTTCACTCcccagacacactgactctccaCAGCCCGGTGGGCAGAGAAGAAGCAGGTCTTCTAAAAGGACTCTCACACTGACCCCTCGCCAATCACCCATAGTCTGTAAAAG GCCATTTTTGTTGGGAGGCTCTGCTAGAGAGATCCTACAGAAGCTTGCcagtcagacatcacaccaccaACTATCCATGCCAGTGGTGGTGAATGGAAACAAGGTCCTGGAGGCTGCCATGGAGCTAGTGAAGAGGAGTGACTTCAACCCGTCCCATGCTCTTGCGGTGAGGTTCACAAGCAGCAAGCACAGTTTCAGCCCAGACACCTGCCCTGGCAACACCCGGCACTTCCTCAGGCTCCTGGTGCAGCAGCTCCAGAACACTGTCTTTGAAGGTCCGGATGGTGCCAAGACCCTGACCCTCGATGCACGAG CTCTGAGAGAGGACGTCTACTTTGACGTGGGGTGTCTTCTGTCCCTGAGTCTGGTCCACGGGGGACCTCCTCTGAGCTTCTTCTCCAGGGCTCTGTACCTGTGTCTGTTCAACTTCCCCAGGGATACACCTCTCACTGTGGAAGACATGGGCAACACTGGGTTCACAGACAAAGTCAAGAAG ATTCAGGAATCCAAGTCCTTGGAGGAATTGAGAGAGGCAATGGAGTCAGCTTCAGAATACCTGGAAGTGGCTGGGTGCACGAGACCAGTTGAGAGCCTTTCGGACAAAGATACACTCGTTAAAGACATTGTAAGCTTCCACCTAATAACAAGAATGCAGTTACCCGTCCAAAG gttCTGTGAGGGTCTGAAAACCCTTGGTGTGTTTGACCAGGTCCAGATGTTTCCAGGAGCCTTTGTtgatctgttctgttcctctcatGACAAGCTGACTGCTGACACCATGGCAGCTCTCTTCACTGTTCAGTTCTCAGACCAGGAAGAGACCGCAGGGAAGGAGACCGCTGTGGTCACCTTCTGGAGACACTACCTATTGGAGTGTGAAG TTGGCAGATGTGCAACATCGCTAGAGGACGTGCTCATCTTTGCCACCTCAGCTGATGTGGTACCAGCTGTAGGGTTCAGCCCCAGTCCTACCTTATCCTTCCTCCATCCACTGGACCCGGCCGGGGCCTTCCCTGTGAGCCAG
- the LOC106611201 gene encoding G2/M phase-specific E3 ubiquitin-protein ligase isoform X1, which yields MKRRIRRSEQEYLIDCCALCKCSENCPDKYGEKITLKSQELTVHYFCLLMSSGVYQRGEENEGIYGFLVDDIKQEVRRSSRLKCAVCKKNGASVGCDVKSCQKKVHFPCGKQHQFIFQFTDLFPSYCKDHSPTQSLPVSACVSEPMSCSVCLDPIEPVLSYSVLKCPVCHGSWFHRDCVQNQAHSAGMFFFRCTLCNNKDMFQQEMLRMGVHIPERDAAWELEENAYGELLQVYQHCDAKKCLSHSGRTYSSRTGWFQVLRCALCGSSGTHRKCGSLKLDETNWACEDCAGAVDGTASLPRHTDSPQPGGQRRSRSSKRTLTLTPRQSPIVCKRPFLLGGSAREILQKLASQTSHHQLSMPVVVNGNKVLEAAMELVKRSDFNPSHALAVRFTSSKHSFSPDTCPGNTRHFLRLLVQQLQNTVFEGPDGAKTLTLDARALREDVYFDVGCLLSLSLVHGGPPLSFFSRALYLCLFNFPRDTPLTVEDMGNTGFTDKVKKIQESKSLEELREAMESASEYLEVAGCTRPVESLSDKDTLVKDIVSFHLITRMQLPVQRFCEGLKTLGVFDQVQMFPGAFVDLFCSSHDKLTADTMAALFTVQFSDQEETAGKETAVVTFWRHYLLECEVGRCATSLEDVLIFATSADVVPAVGFSPSPTLSFLHPLDPAGAFPVSQPSSNRLLLPVVPSYQAFKKHMEYVVCQLTVLQSI from the exons ATGAAGAGGAGGATTCGGAGATCCGAGCAGGAATACTTAATAGACT GTTGTGCACTTTGTAAATGCAGTGAGAATTGTCCAGACAAATATGGCGAGAAGATCACACTTAAGTCACAGGAACTcactgtgcactacttttgcctg CTGATGTCAAGCGGCGTGTATCAGCGTGGAGAGGAAAACGAAGGGATTTATGGCTTCTTGGTGGATGATATTAAACAGGAGGTCCGAAGATCCTCCAGACTA AAATGTGCAGTCTGCAAGAAGAATGGTGCTTCAGTTGGGTGCGACGTCAAAAGCTGCCAGAAAAAGGTCCATTTTCCATGTGGCAAACAACACCAATTCATCTTTCAATTCACAGATTTATTTCC GTCCTACTGTAAGGATCACAGTCCCACCCAGTCCTTGCCAGTGTCGGCTTGTGTCAGTGAGCCTATGTCCTGCTCAGTGTGTCTGGACCCCATAGAGCCTGTCCTCTCCTACTCTGTTCTCAAGTGTCCTGTCTGCCATGGCAGCTGGTTTCACAGAGACTGTGTGCAG AACCAGGCTCATAGTGCTGGCATGTTCTTCTTCAGATGCACTCTGTGCAACAACAAGGACATGTTCCAGCAGGAGATGCTCCGGATGGGAGTCCACATACCTGAGAG AGATGCAGCCTGGGAGCTGGAAGAAAATGCCTATGGAGAGTTACTGCAGGTGTACCAGCACTGTGATGCCAAAAAATGTCTCTCCCACAGTGGTCGGACATATTCTTCACGCACTGG ATGGTTTCAAGTACTGCGCTGTGCCCTCTGTGGCTCTAGTGGCACCCATCGAAAATGTGGTTCCCTGAAACTTGACGAGACTAACTGGGCTTGTGAGGACTGTGCAGGAGCTGTGGATGGGACAG CTTCACTCcccagacacactgactctccaCAGCCCGGTGGGCAGAGAAGAAGCAGGTCTTCTAAAAGGACTCTCACACTGACCCCTCGCCAATCACCCATAGTCTGTAAAAG GCCATTTTTGTTGGGAGGCTCTGCTAGAGAGATCCTACAGAAGCTTGCcagtcagacatcacaccaccaACTATCCATGCCAGTGGTGGTGAATGGAAACAAGGTCCTGGAGGCTGCCATGGAGCTAGTGAAGAGGAGTGACTTCAACCCGTCCCATGCTCTTGCGGTGAGGTTCACAAGCAGCAAGCACAGTTTCAGCCCAGACACCTGCCCTGGCAACACCCGGCACTTCCTCAGGCTCCTGGTGCAGCAGCTCCAGAACACTGTCTTTGAAGGTCCGGATGGTGCCAAGACCCTGACCCTCGATGCACGAG CTCTGAGAGAGGACGTCTACTTTGACGTGGGGTGTCTTCTGTCCCTGAGTCTGGTCCACGGGGGACCTCCTCTGAGCTTCTTCTCCAGGGCTCTGTACCTGTGTCTGTTCAACTTCCCCAGGGATACACCTCTCACTGTGGAAGACATGGGCAACACTGGGTTCACAGACAAAGTCAAGAAG ATTCAGGAATCCAAGTCCTTGGAGGAATTGAGAGAGGCAATGGAGTCAGCTTCAGAATACCTGGAAGTGGCTGGGTGCACGAGACCAGTTGAGAGCCTTTCGGACAAAGATACACTCGTTAAAGACATTGTAAGCTTCCACCTAATAACAAGAATGCAGTTACCCGTCCAAAG gttCTGTGAGGGTCTGAAAACCCTTGGTGTGTTTGACCAGGTCCAGATGTTTCCAGGAGCCTTTGTtgatctgttctgttcctctcatGACAAGCTGACTGCTGACACCATGGCAGCTCTCTTCACTGTTCAGTTCTCAGACCAGGAAGAGACCGCAGGGAAGGAGACCGCTGTGGTCACCTTCTGGAGACACTACCTATTGGAGTGTGAAG TTGGCAGATGTGCAACATCGCTAGAGGACGTGCTCATCTTTGCCACCTCAGCTGATGTGGTACCAGCTGTAGGGTTCAGCCCCAGTCCTACCTTATCCTTCCTCCATCCACTGGACCCGGCCGGGGCCTTCCCTGTGAGCCAG